A stretch of Nonomuraea africana DNA encodes these proteins:
- a CDS encoding ABC-F family ATP-binding cassette domain-containing protein: protein MSDASIVCSNLSFSWPDDTPVFRDLSFSVGGGRTGLVAPNGAGKSTLLKLIVGEYRPGGGSVTVEGVLGYLPQSLPLAGGLTVAEVLGIAPVIAALDAIESGDAGEEHFTTIGNDWDIEERTRAQLDRLGLGDLAFDRTLGTLSGGQVVSLGLAAQLLKRPDVLLLDEPTNNLDLGARRRLYDVLGDWNGCLLVVSHDRALLDRMDRIAELDRGEVRFYGGDFTAYEEAVRAEREAAERNVRSAEQELKREKREMQQARERAERRASNAARNLKNAGLPRIFAGNMKRGAQESAGRAGQTHAARVGDAKARLDEAGRAVRDEQKIALQLPGTNVPAGRTVFLGEHLQARGLFAEPGIDLTIRGPERIALTGPNGAGKSTLLRLISGDLEPDGGTTRRADGRVAYLSQRLDLLDVERTVAENLAAFAPGMLEPERMNLLARFLFRGARAHLPVGVLSGGERLRATLACVLCAEPAPQLLLLDEPTNNLDLVSVGQLESALGAYEGAFVVVSHDERFLAEIKVERWLELSGGRLLETGGPAGE from the coding sequence ATGTCCGACGCGTCCATCGTCTGCTCCAACCTGTCCTTCTCCTGGCCCGACGACACCCCGGTCTTCCGTGACCTGTCCTTCAGTGTGGGCGGCGGCCGTACCGGGCTCGTCGCCCCGAACGGCGCGGGCAAGAGCACGCTGCTCAAGCTGATCGTCGGCGAATACCGGCCTGGTGGCGGCAGCGTCACCGTTGAGGGTGTGCTCGGCTACCTGCCGCAGAGCCTGCCGCTCGCCGGCGGCCTGACCGTGGCCGAGGTCCTCGGCATCGCCCCGGTGATCGCCGCGCTGGACGCCATCGAATCGGGCGACGCCGGCGAGGAGCACTTCACCACGATCGGCAACGACTGGGACATCGAGGAGCGCACCCGTGCCCAGCTCGACCGGCTCGGGCTCGGCGACCTCGCGTTCGACCGCACGCTGGGCACGCTGAGCGGCGGCCAGGTCGTCTCGCTCGGCCTGGCCGCGCAGCTCCTCAAGCGGCCCGACGTCCTGCTGCTCGACGAGCCGACGAACAACCTCGACCTCGGCGCGCGCCGCAGGCTCTACGACGTGCTCGGCGACTGGAACGGCTGCCTGCTCGTGGTCAGCCACGACCGGGCCCTGCTCGACCGCATGGACCGCATCGCCGAGCTCGACCGGGGCGAGGTCCGCTTCTACGGCGGCGACTTCACCGCGTACGAGGAAGCCGTGCGCGCCGAGCGGGAGGCCGCCGAACGCAACGTACGCAGCGCCGAGCAGGAGCTCAAGCGCGAGAAGCGGGAGATGCAGCAGGCCCGCGAGCGCGCCGAGCGCCGGGCGAGCAACGCCGCCCGCAACCTCAAGAACGCAGGCCTGCCGCGGATCTTCGCAGGGAACATGAAGCGCGGCGCCCAGGAGTCGGCCGGGCGGGCGGGCCAGACGCACGCCGCCCGCGTCGGCGACGCCAAGGCCAGGCTCGACGAGGCGGGCCGCGCCGTACGCGACGAGCAGAAGATCGCGCTGCAACTGCCCGGGACCAACGTCCCCGCGGGGCGCACCGTCTTCCTCGGCGAACACCTGCAGGCCCGCGGCCTGTTCGCCGAGCCCGGCATCGACCTGACGATCCGCGGACCCGAGCGCATCGCGCTGACCGGCCCCAACGGCGCGGGCAAGTCCACTTTGCTGCGCCTGATCAGCGGCGACCTGGAGCCCGACGGCGGCACGACCAGGCGGGCCGACGGCCGGGTCGCCTACCTGTCGCAGCGGCTCGACCTGCTCGACGTCGAGCGCACCGTGGCCGAGAACCTGGCCGCGTTCGCCCCCGGCATGCTGGAACCGGAGCGGATGAACCTGCTGGCCCGCTTCCTGTTCCGCGGCGCGCGTGCGCACCTGCCGGTGGGCGTGTTGTCGGGCGGCGAACGGCTGCGCGCCACCCTGGCTTGCGTGTTGTGCGCCGAGCCGGCGCCCCAGCTCCTGCTGCTCGACGAGCCCACCAACAACCTCGACCTCGTCAGCGTGGGGCAGCTGGAGAGCGCGCTCGGCGCGTACGAGGGGGCGTTCGTGGTGGTCAGCCACGATGAACGGTTCCTCGCGGAGATCAAGGTGGAGCGCTGGCTGGAGCTGTCCGGCGGGCGGCTGCTGGAGACCGGGGGGCCCGCCGGTGAGTGA
- a CDS encoding CGNR zinc finger domain-containing protein yields MKHVFLCGNPALDLACTLRARRTERVETLDVPDRLDAWYLESGIVDAVTPCQEADLAQAVAVREAIYALVTARLAGDGYDDEALALVNDIARRPSAAPRLTAKGRWVEATPVQALSTVARHAIELLSGPEVPLMKECANPECTKIFIDRSRGGRREWCGMESCGNKIKAAAYRARKKDAQVAGTR; encoded by the coding sequence GTGAAGCACGTGTTTCTGTGCGGCAACCCCGCGCTCGACCTCGCCTGCACGCTCCGCGCGCGCCGCACGGAACGCGTGGAGACGCTCGACGTCCCCGACCGACTCGACGCCTGGTACCTGGAGTCCGGCATCGTCGACGCCGTCACCCCCTGTCAGGAAGCGGATCTGGCCCAGGCGGTGGCGGTACGCGAGGCCATCTACGCGCTGGTCACCGCCCGGCTCGCCGGTGACGGATACGACGACGAGGCGCTCGCCCTGGTGAACGACATCGCGCGCAGGCCCTCGGCGGCGCCCCGGCTCACGGCCAAGGGGCGGTGGGTCGAGGCGACCCCCGTGCAGGCGCTGTCCACCGTGGCCCGGCACGCCATCGAGCTGCTCAGCGGGCCCGAGGTGCCGCTGATGAAGGAGTGCGCCAACCCCGAGTGCACCAAGATCTTCATCGATCGGTCGCGTGGCGGGCGCCGGGAGTGGTGCGGCATGGAGTCGTGCGGCAACAAGATCAAGGCGGCTGCTTACCGGGCGCGCAAGAAGGACGCTCAGGTGGCCGGCACGCGCTGA
- a CDS encoding molybdopterin-dependent oxidoreductase, with protein MIPGISSSTGLLPNPSGFRYYSVAASVPRKTAADYRLEIGGLVERPGTYTLDELRALRRGAVQCASKSPVKMVM; from the coding sequence ATGATCCCCGGCATCTCTTCGTCCACCGGGCTGCTGCCCAACCCCAGCGGCTTCCGCTACTACAGCGTGGCGGCCTCGGTGCCGAGGAAGACCGCGGCCGACTACCGGCTGGAGATAGGCGGCCTGGTCGAGCGCCCTGGGACGTACACGCTGGACGAGTTGCGCGCGCTGCGGCGAGGCGCGGTGCAGTGCGCCTCGAAGTCACCTGTCAAAATGGTGATGTGA